One part of the Pirellulales bacterium genome encodes these proteins:
- the thiL gene encoding thiamine-phosphate kinase, whose amino-acid sequence MEAEFVRWLRENLLPSPILKLGPGDDAAILATAGRGNIVVTTDLIAEGVDFTSAADPQRIGHKALAINLSDLAAMAARPLAAVIAVNLPRINGEQLAKHLYLGLLPLAEKHRIAIAGGDTNSWDGPLVVAVTAIGEVTLDGPLRRRGALPGDRIIVTGSFGGSILGRHLDVEPRVEESILLHQRYELHAGLDCSDGLSLDLSRICQESGCGAILNLDKIPIAEAAHRLARQQGSATSALEHALGDGEDFELILAVEPRSAEQMIADQPLEGVTLTDIGEIVQLPGLRSRDAAGKIEPLQTLGYQHAFQ is encoded by the coding sequence ATGGAAGCGGAATTTGTTCGCTGGCTGCGAGAAAACTTGCTGCCGTCGCCGATTTTGAAGCTAGGCCCCGGCGACGACGCGGCGATATTGGCCACTGCCGGGCGCGGAAACATCGTTGTCACGACCGACCTGATTGCCGAGGGGGTCGATTTCACTTCAGCCGCCGACCCTCAACGAATTGGTCACAAGGCGCTGGCAATCAACTTGAGTGATTTGGCCGCCATGGCGGCGCGGCCGCTGGCAGCGGTGATCGCCGTTAATTTGCCGCGAATCAATGGTGAGCAATTGGCCAAGCATCTGTATCTTGGACTATTGCCGCTGGCGGAGAAGCATCGGATCGCCATTGCCGGAGGCGATACAAACAGTTGGGATGGCCCGTTGGTGGTTGCCGTCACCGCGATCGGTGAAGTGACGCTGGACGGGCCGCTGCGCCGCCGCGGCGCGCTACCCGGCGACCGCATCATCGTCACTGGTAGTTTTGGCGGCAGCATCTTGGGACGGCATCTCGATGTCGAGCCGCGCGTGGAGGAGTCGATCCTGCTCCATCAGCGCTACGAATTGCACGCGGGCCTCGATTGCAGTGATGGATTGTCGCTCGATTTATCGCGCATCTGTCAAGAAAGCGGCTGCGGCGCCATCCTCAATCTTGATAAGATTCCGATTGCTGAGGCCGCCCATCGATTGGCCCGCCAGCAAGGCAGTGCAACCTCTGCGCTGGAGCATGCTCTGGGCGACGGCGAAGATTTCGAGCTGATCCTGGCCGTCGAGCCGCGATCGGCCGAGCAAATGATCGCCGACCAGCCGCTCGAAGGCGTCACGCTCACCGACATCGGCGAAATTGTACAACTGCCGGGACTGCGATCGCGCGATGCTGCCGGCAAAATCGAGCCGCTCCAAACTCTCGGTTACCAGCACGCATTCCAATAA
- a CDS encoding zf-TFIIB domain-containing protein, with protein sequence MRTLVACPKCNRQYDAEGLSVGKQFHCQCGKVLRVQQAIGLDARVVCCSHCGAPRIKGSLSCDHCEADFTLHERDLDTVCPHCAARVSHKARFCHHCGKAINPEMAAGEKTKFRCPVCEGRQLMSRAWREISILECNRCAGIWLGHKAFQLALTQAEQDQPPADWLIATIARPGEVDAAPPDGGRRYRPCAVCGQLMPNKQFEASGVIIDHCKDHGVWFDADEFSRILDWVHGGGYAVHQRSQTAEHVNEQQAKLLEDARISKKKQRGAAGPWTTGDRDESLLAEVIRWIFRV encoded by the coding sequence ATGCGAACCCTCGTTGCCTGCCCAAAATGCAATCGCCAGTATGACGCCGAAGGGTTGTCCGTCGGCAAACAGTTTCATTGTCAGTGCGGAAAGGTGCTGCGGGTTCAACAGGCGATCGGACTCGACGCCCGCGTCGTCTGTTGCTCGCACTGCGGGGCGCCGCGGATCAAGGGATCGCTGAGTTGCGATCATTGCGAAGCCGACTTCACGCTCCACGAGCGTGATTTGGATACGGTCTGCCCGCACTGTGCCGCTCGCGTGAGCCACAAGGCGCGGTTTTGTCATCATTGCGGCAAGGCAATCAATCCGGAAATGGCGGCTGGCGAAAAGACGAAATTCCGCTGCCCTGTATGTGAAGGCCGCCAGCTCATGAGCCGCGCCTGGAGAGAGATTTCGATCTTGGAATGCAATCGCTGTGCGGGAATTTGGCTGGGGCATAAAGCGTTTCAATTGGCACTGACGCAGGCGGAACAGGATCAGCCGCCAGCCGACTGGTTGATCGCCACAATCGCTCGTCCGGGCGAAGTGGATGCGGCGCCTCCGGACGGCGGCCGGCGCTATCGTCCCTGCGCCGTTTGTGGCCAATTGATGCCGAACAAACAGTTCGAAGCAAGCGGCGTAATCATCGACCATTGCAAGGACCACGGTGTATGGTTCGACGCGGACGAGTTTTCGCGAATTTTGGATTGGGTTCACGGCGGCGGATACGCAGTCCATCAGCGCAGTCAGACCGCTGAACACGTCAACGAGCAGCAGGCAAAACTTCTTGAAGACGCGCGGATATCCAAGAAAAAGCAGCGGGGCGCCGCCGGCCCGTGGACGACCGGCGACCGCGATGAATCGTTGCTCGCAGAGGTCATCCGCTGGATATTTCGCGTCTGA
- a CDS encoding amino acid ABC transporter ATP-binding protein → MIESIDLHKYHGTLAVLRGVSLVLEEGEVAAVIGPSGGGKSTFLRCLNGLEIFQQGKVNVGEFVLKPGERDGAAQASLLAVRRQLGMVFQQFNLFPHLSVLGNVIEAPMKVLGLAREEAVARGTALLERVGLADKLESRPDRLSGGQQQRVAIARALAMQPRAMLFDEPTSALDPKMTAEVLDVMADLAREGQAMIVVTHAMSFARRVAKTVHVFHEGRVAESGPPEQIFESPRSEATREFLRECE, encoded by the coding sequence ATGATTGAATCTATCGATCTGCACAAGTATCACGGTACGCTCGCGGTGCTCCGCGGCGTTTCCCTGGTCCTTGAGGAAGGAGAGGTGGCGGCGGTCATTGGTCCTTCGGGGGGTGGGAAGAGCACGTTTCTGCGGTGCTTGAATGGGTTGGAGATTTTTCAACAAGGTAAAGTGAACGTCGGGGAATTTGTGCTCAAGCCGGGCGAGCGGGACGGCGCAGCGCAGGCGTCGCTGCTGGCCGTGCGGCGGCAGCTAGGAATGGTGTTTCAACAGTTCAATTTGTTTCCGCATTTGTCGGTGCTGGGGAATGTCATCGAAGCGCCGATGAAAGTGCTTGGCCTGGCGCGCGAGGAAGCGGTCGCGCGCGGGACGGCACTGCTGGAGCGCGTGGGATTGGCGGACAAGCTGGAGTCGCGGCCCGATCGGCTATCGGGGGGCCAGCAGCAACGCGTGGCGATTGCGCGGGCGCTGGCGATGCAGCCGCGGGCGATGCTCTTTGACGAACCGACCAGCGCGCTCGATCCGAAAATGACGGCCGAGGTGCTCGACGTGATGGCAGACCTCGCGCGCGAGGGGCAAGCGATGATCGTCGTGACGCACGCGATGAGCTTTGCCCGGCGAGTGGCCAAGACAGTGCATGTGTTTCATGAAGGCCGCGTCGCGGAAAGCGGGCCGCCGGAGCAGATTTTTGAATCCCCGCGGAGCGAAGCGACGCGGGAGTTTTTGCGGGAGTGTGAGTGA
- a CDS encoding O-antigen ligase family protein: MDFFVILLAVIALVWLVALMLRASLVAGSLMLLIGGTPFGYAYWNAGTPPLTIDRLLALLLVVMYAVHRQLGWTDPKPLVRADWLMLAFLAVLTFSTFTHDWRFQQFKPVFKLFQYFAIPAMAYWVIRQSPLDERKARWIFVAIGLLGVYISLTAIAELLGWHWALFPTHLASPKLEFFGRARGPLLNPAGNGILITLCLAAGLTFWQRAPQWTPHAPREDELQRDSPFPTDSKSDAHRASSFTRSVKGAFVERCGQLSLLAFAALSMTAIYATLTRSAWIGGALGLGIFIGLSAPVAWRNLLIAAGAAGVLMVGIAKWDQIWNLKRDADLDASASVESAQLRPLLAKVAGNMFADHPLVGCGFGQYDREKLPYLADRTETMPLEKTKPYIQHNAFLALLTETGLLGAGLFIALLASWTLAAWRLARNQTSPLWMRQVGIVFMALLGAYLPNANFHDTNMIEMMNVWLFTMGGLVIGVYATEKCNHAQTSLSADAGRYPRSRAEDDAATASAVTA; encoded by the coding sequence ATGGATTTTTTCGTCATCCTTCTTGCCGTCATCGCGCTAGTCTGGCTTGTCGCTCTGATGCTGCGCGCCTCGCTGGTGGCCGGCAGTTTGATGCTGCTCATTGGCGGCACGCCGTTTGGCTATGCTTATTGGAATGCCGGCACGCCGCCACTGACGATCGACCGTCTGCTGGCGTTGCTCCTCGTGGTCATGTATGCCGTTCACCGCCAACTAGGCTGGACGGATCCCAAGCCGCTCGTACGCGCCGACTGGTTGATGCTCGCGTTTCTCGCCGTCCTTACTTTCAGCACGTTCACGCACGATTGGCGGTTTCAGCAGTTCAAACCGGTTTTCAAGCTGTTTCAATATTTTGCAATTCCCGCGATGGCCTATTGGGTCATCCGTCAATCGCCGCTCGACGAACGCAAAGCACGGTGGATCTTCGTTGCGATCGGATTGCTGGGCGTTTACATTTCGTTAACGGCCATCGCCGAGCTGCTCGGCTGGCACTGGGCGCTGTTCCCCACGCATCTTGCTTCACCCAAGCTCGAATTCTTCGGTCGCGCCCGCGGCCCGCTACTCAACCCCGCCGGCAACGGCATTTTGATCACCCTCTGTCTTGCCGCCGGTCTCACTTTCTGGCAACGCGCCCCTCAATGGACTCCTCACGCTCCGCGCGAGGACGAACTGCAACGTGACTCGCCATTCCCAACAGACTCCAAGAGCGACGCTCATCGCGCGTCCAGCTTCACGCGGAGCGTGAAGGGTGCATTCGTTGAGCGCTGCGGACAATTATCATTGCTTGCGTTCGCGGCGCTTTCGATGACCGCCATCTATGCCACCCTCACGCGCAGCGCCTGGATCGGCGGCGCACTCGGTCTGGGCATTTTCATTGGTCTTTCCGCTCCCGTGGCATGGCGCAACCTGCTCATTGCCGCCGGAGCCGCCGGAGTCCTCATGGTCGGCATTGCCAAATGGGATCAAATCTGGAACCTGAAACGCGACGCGGATCTCGACGCATCCGCCTCGGTCGAATCCGCCCAGCTTCGTCCACTATTGGCAAAAGTCGCCGGGAACATGTTCGCCGATCACCCATTGGTAGGATGCGGCTTCGGCCAATACGATCGCGAAAAACTGCCTTATCTCGCCGACCGCACGGAAACGATGCCACTCGAAAAAACCAAGCCGTATATCCAGCATAATGCCTTTCTCGCTCTGCTCACCGAAACTGGCCTCCTTGGAGCTGGGCTGTTCATCGCACTACTCGCATCTTGGACATTAGCCGCTTGGCGGTTGGCGCGAAATCAAACGTCGCCGCTTTGGATGCGCCAAGTCGGCATCGTCTTCATGGCACTGCTGGGCGCCTACCTCCCCAATGCCAACTTCCACGACACAAATATGATCGAGATGATGAATGTCTGGCTCTTCACCATGGGAGGCTTGGTAATTGGCGTTTACGCCACCGAAAAATGCAACCACGCACAAACAAGCCTGTCAGCAGACGCAGGTCGATATCCACGGAGCAGAGCGGAAGACGACGCCGCGACCGCCTCAGCGGTAACCGCCTAA
- a CDS encoding GNAT family N-acetyltransferase, translating to MYITRHDNFDSLAAVKSTWNELSRGVAFRAWGWLDAWWRYYGCGADGRPLAGRELLLLAAWSEQQQLVAVAPWYRQRTRTGTQLVRFLGSGEVCSEYPSILCRREHEGEVADAITQWLMAANASPGNAADAHWDRLELTPLDPDDSMAQELLNRLEACGNRTIREAAASCWRVPLPTTWDEYLATRSKQHRNRLRNADRTWIQSGKVILRTAPRDCDAESAFDILVDLHQRRWQSRGLPGCFRSQQFSGFHRDVWQSLAAAGQARIYWLEMDGKPLAADYVLLSGKTMCGYQSGIDPDRLSMQPGQLMNSTAIRAALESGFTTYDFLRGDEPYKAHLGAQRHEMFAVRVVPQTAEARLRYAAWNAGRQMRGWAKRGLQVAREWRAGHTRMETTRK from the coding sequence ATGTACATCACCCGTCACGACAACTTCGATTCTCTGGCCGCTGTCAAGTCAACATGGAACGAGCTTTCCCGCGGCGTAGCGTTTCGCGCTTGGGGGTGGCTTGATGCGTGGTGGCGATATTATGGGTGCGGCGCGGACGGACGTCCGCTGGCCGGTCGAGAATTGTTGCTGCTGGCGGCGTGGAGCGAGCAACAGCAGCTCGTGGCCGTGGCGCCGTGGTATCGACAGCGGACGCGCACCGGAACGCAACTGGTGCGGTTTCTTGGCAGCGGCGAAGTTTGCTCCGAATATCCAAGCATTTTGTGCCGCCGCGAGCACGAAGGAGAAGTTGCCGACGCGATTACTCAATGGCTGATGGCGGCCAATGCATCGCCGGGCAACGCGGCCGATGCACATTGGGACCGGTTGGAACTCACTCCCCTGGATCCCGACGATTCAATGGCCCAGGAGTTGTTGAATCGGCTGGAAGCGTGCGGCAACCGCACGATTCGCGAGGCGGCGGCAAGCTGCTGGCGAGTGCCGCTGCCAACGACCTGGGACGAATACTTGGCAACGCGCTCGAAACAGCACCGAAATCGGCTGCGTAATGCCGACCGAACCTGGATTCAATCGGGCAAAGTGATCTTACGAACCGCGCCGCGCGACTGCGACGCCGAATCGGCGTTCGACATCTTGGTCGATCTGCACCAGCGCCGCTGGCAAAGTCGTGGCTTGCCGGGATGTTTTCGTTCGCAGCAATTCTCAGGATTTCATCGCGACGTTTGGCAAAGCCTGGCGGCTGCCGGACAAGCGCGAATCTATTGGCTCGAAATGGATGGCAAGCCACTGGCGGCCGATTACGTTTTACTCAGCGGCAAGACCATGTGCGGCTATCAGTCGGGCATCGACCCCGATCGGTTGTCGATGCAGCCGGGGCAACTGATGAACTCGACGGCGATTCGAGCGGCCCTGGAAAGTGGCTTTACCACCTACGACTTCTTGCGCGGCGACGAACCCTACAAGGCTCATTTGGGCGCACAGCGCCATGAAATGTTCGCCGTCCGCGTCGTTCCACAGACCGCCGAAGCGCGTCTCCGCTACGCGGCCTGGAACGCAGGACGGCAGATGCGCGGCTGGGCCAAACGCGGGTTGCAGGTGGCGCGCGAATGGCGAGCGGGACACACGCGGATGGAAACCACGAGAAAATAG
- a CDS encoding lipopolysaccharide biosynthesis protein: MSIVLEPPLSQPAAEPTVPVAAKTKSAVRHDTLAESVVALLVLAVLQRGIGFVRGILVCRWLSPDELGQWDLAFSFLTLAAPLAVLGLPGSFGRYVEHFRQRGMLPMLLRRTAAVCAALTVVTVAVIAMAAPQISLLVFGRADQAHLVLALAASLAAVVVFNFVTELLTALRMGRAMSVLQFLNSLLFATMSITLLLFWKSEAVAMVVAYGLACLLVFVVAAWVLARNWQNGSPLAPRGACCWWNEQSAAKQSAFWSRLLPFAAWVWVTNLLFNLFEVVDRWMIVHFSTTIDPLAMVGDYHSSRVVPLLLVSVATMVSTITLPHLSCDWEAGRRAEVARRLNLSIKLLALLLFVGSITILLAAPVLFDVVLRGKFSGGRQVLPWTLTYCAWLGLTTMAQTYLWCAERARLGCVALGVGLVINVGLNLLLLPHYGLLGAVLATAAANAVALGIIFLFDARLGMRVDQSTLIVALLPVTIGFGLWVALVGLMATAVVAIKTTWIFTESEKEKLLGSVRQGVARFWRVSLSVD; encoded by the coding sequence ATGTCCATCGTTCTCGAACCACCCCTAAGCCAGCCTGCCGCGGAGCCCACGGTCCCGGTCGCCGCGAAAACGAAGTCCGCGGTACGACACGATACACTGGCGGAAAGCGTCGTGGCACTACTCGTGTTGGCGGTGTTGCAGCGGGGAATCGGATTTGTCCGTGGCATACTCGTGTGCCGCTGGCTGTCGCCGGATGAACTTGGTCAATGGGATTTGGCCTTTAGCTTCTTGACGTTAGCGGCGCCGCTGGCGGTCCTCGGTTTACCGGGGAGTTTCGGGCGATATGTCGAGCATTTTCGGCAGCGTGGCATGTTGCCGATGCTGCTGCGTCGTACCGCGGCGGTTTGTGCGGCTCTGACCGTAGTGACAGTGGCTGTTATCGCAATGGCTGCGCCTCAGATTTCGCTATTGGTGTTTGGGCGGGCCGATCAGGCGCACCTGGTGCTGGCCCTGGCGGCAAGTCTAGCGGCCGTGGTGGTTTTCAATTTCGTGACCGAACTGCTTACCGCGCTGCGCATGGGCCGAGCAATGTCGGTGTTGCAGTTTTTGAATAGTCTGTTGTTTGCGACAATGAGCATCACCTTGCTGTTATTCTGGAAAAGCGAAGCGGTGGCAATGGTTGTAGCTTATGGGCTGGCCTGCTTGCTCGTGTTTGTGGTAGCGGCGTGGGTGTTGGCGCGCAACTGGCAAAATGGCAGTCCGCTTGCGCCGCGAGGGGCATGCTGCTGGTGGAACGAGCAGTCGGCAGCGAAACAGTCGGCATTTTGGTCGCGGCTGCTGCCCTTTGCCGCATGGGTTTGGGTGACGAATTTGCTGTTCAACTTGTTTGAAGTCGTCGACCGCTGGATGATCGTTCACTTTTCGACGACAATCGATCCTCTGGCGATGGTCGGTGATTATCACAGTTCGCGCGTGGTGCCGTTGTTGCTGGTATCGGTGGCAACCATGGTTTCGACGATCACGCTGCCGCACTTGAGCTGCGATTGGGAAGCGGGACGACGAGCGGAAGTCGCGCGGCGATTGAATCTATCCATCAAACTGCTGGCATTATTGCTGTTTGTCGGTTCGATAACGATCTTGCTCGCCGCGCCCGTGCTATTCGATGTAGTCTTGCGCGGCAAATTCAGCGGCGGCAGGCAAGTGTTGCCGTGGACACTAACCTATTGCGCCTGGCTTGGACTGACGACAATGGCTCAAACCTATTTGTGGTGTGCCGAACGGGCGCGGCTGGGCTGTGTGGCGCTGGGGGTTGGATTGGTGATCAACGTCGGTTTGAATCTACTCCTGCTGCCTCACTATGGGTTGCTCGGCGCTGTGCTGGCCACCGCGGCGGCGAACGCGGTGGCGCTAGGAATCATCTTTCTGTTCGATGCACGATTGGGTATGCGCGTCGACCAATCGACCCTGATCGTTGCGCTGTTGCCGGTGACGATTGGCTTCGGACTTTGGGTAGCCCTGGTGGGATTGATGGCGACGGCCGTCGTGGCAATCAAGACGACTTGGATTTTCACGGAGAGCGAAAAAGAGAAGTTGCTTGGGAGTGTGCGGCAGGGAGTTGCGCGGTTTTGGCGAGTAAGTTTGAGCGTCGATTAG
- a CDS encoding glycosyltransferase gives MATAINLVKQDSGVERANRPLRAMFVITTLEVGGAETLLVNLLRRMDRARFLPELCCLKSMGALGEQIADEVPVHHDLLRHKYDVAVLGRLTRLLRARQVDAVITVGAGDKMFWGRLAAARARVPVVISALHSTGWPDEITFLNRRLTGLTDAFVAVAGRHARYLAEQEKLPSRRVVVIPNGVDLKTFHPRPKNAAMLARLGIPKGTPVAGIVAVLRPEKNHELFLQMAARVVRQLPEAHFLVIGDGPRRAELEVLASRFGLGGQTHFVGRRADVPELLSLLDVFVLTSQIEANPVSILEAGATGKPVVATAVGSIPEAVLEGQTGFLVEPGDVNLLAKRVLEVFTNPGMAQRLGAAARQQMVQNWSIERTVSGYEELIERLYEKKRARHASPLTRKGDGRNR, from the coding sequence ATGGCTACCGCAATAAACCTCGTCAAGCAAGATTCTGGCGTTGAGAGAGCGAATCGCCCACTGCGGGCGATGTTTGTGATTACGACGCTGGAAGTGGGCGGGGCGGAAACGCTGCTCGTCAACTTGCTCCGGCGAATGGATCGGGCGCGGTTTTTGCCGGAGTTGTGCTGTTTGAAGTCAATGGGCGCGTTGGGCGAGCAAATCGCGGATGAAGTTCCGGTGCATCACGATTTGCTCAGGCACAAGTATGATGTGGCCGTACTCGGTCGATTGACGCGGCTGCTTCGCGCGCGGCAAGTCGACGCGGTGATCACCGTCGGCGCGGGAGACAAAATGTTTTGGGGCCGACTGGCAGCGGCGCGGGCGAGAGTGCCCGTGGTGATCTCGGCGTTGCATTCAACCGGTTGGCCCGATGAGATCACGTTCTTGAACCGTCGCTTGACTGGACTGACCGATGCGTTCGTGGCGGTCGCCGGTCGCCATGCACGCTATTTGGCGGAGCAGGAAAAACTGCCGAGCCGCCGCGTGGTAGTGATACCCAACGGCGTCGATCTCAAAACCTTTCATCCGCGGCCTAAAAATGCGGCAATGCTTGCGAGACTGGGAATTCCCAAGGGAACGCCAGTTGCAGGCATTGTCGCCGTCTTGCGGCCGGAGAAGAATCATGAACTGTTCTTGCAGATGGCCGCTCGCGTGGTGCGGCAACTGCCGGAGGCGCATTTTTTGGTAATCGGCGATGGCCCGCGGCGCGCCGAATTGGAGGTTCTCGCCAGTCGATTCGGTCTCGGTGGCCAAACACATTTTGTCGGCCGTCGCGCCGATGTGCCGGAGTTGCTGAGCTTGCTCGATGTGTTCGTGCTGACTTCGCAGATCGAGGCAAACCCCGTCTCGATTCTTGAAGCCGGGGCCACGGGCAAGCCGGTGGTGGCCACGGCCGTCGGTTCAATTCCTGAAGCCGTACTGGAAGGGCAAACCGGGTTTCTGGTCGAGCCTGGCGATGTAAATCTGCTTGCTAAACGCGTTTTAGAGGTGTTTACCAACCCCGGCATGGCCCAGCGACTTGGGGCTGCTGCGCGGCAACAGATGGTTCAAAATTGGTCGATTGAACGAACGGTCTCAGGCTACGAAGAATTGATCGAGCGGCTCTACGAGAAAAAACGCGCTCGCCACGCTTCACCACTCACGAGAAAAGGAGATGGCAGGAATCGGTGA